One segment of Lytechinus pictus isolate F3 Inbred chromosome 13, Lp3.0, whole genome shotgun sequence DNA contains the following:
- the LOC135156424 gene encoding uncharacterized protein LOC135156424, translated as MASEFSSVVEGTVCEEADCESISDVTFYVKEKKKLCHDCALKKECIGIARRGVSNLFCEKHEKVMDLYCKTHGKVLCLSCAMIDHHEKLCVRQDIEDALRENKAKLNILQKAMMDKLELLRVYGIEIHQGKHVPDEHLKTIQNEVDSEIEEEIERDRAKEKEDADKIDEEIDGENEQHQEEIRKLQNKINQNNAKREQRHNDNRLNAEKRRKPIIDKQRILQNDIQKIVQEIDRKIGELEKSLNDDTKSAEKAKETLDRILEDDKTIVIDGHRVHASVSEELKKQLNEGEVKEINRAVSCVRFVRGVGREKYDGRIDGYDGEWKLIDKINVRDKIMSPWIVGCIDEDKVIITEALIGETHTYMLDLNSKTTQRVINGSDTSYIISCAALNDDKVVCGRYIEGCTGDSLPGCISVYDRQWNHINDVTIPSTTRNDTWVRVAIDQDGMIIAAEGSQSMIYVINPANDEIVSTITCKEKIVMRDVLSSGHIIALPSLLDHRALILEREGDHREIPHSDVILNVCVDRMTDDLYVVTSDDEYKTCVIDQVMSEGDLKKRRVASFPLSTRLGDRFSHLVPSRVMMTSSGNMIACDGDNILIFKKRFIL; from the coding sequence ATGGCGTCTGAATTCAGCTCAGTAGTAGAGGGCACTGTTTGTGAAGAAGCCGACTGTGAATCGATTTCTGATGTCACGTTCTAtgtgaaggagaagaagaagctCTGTCATGACTGCGCCTTGAAAAAAGAATGCATCGGAATAGCACGAAGAGGTGTATCTAATCTCTTCTGTGAGAAACATGAGAAAGTAATGGATCTGTACTGTAAGACACATGGCAAAGTTTTATGTCTTTCTTGCGCTATGATAGATCATCATGAAAAACTTTGTGTACGGCAAGACATAGAGGACGCACTACGGGAAAACAAAGCAAAGCTCAACATCCTTCAGAAAGCAATGATGGACAAATTGGAGCTATTACGAGTTTATGGGATTGAGATTCATCAGGGTAAACATGTCCCAGACGAACATTTGAAAACTATTCAGAATGAGGTTGATTCCGAAATCGAAGAGGAGATCGAAAGAGACAGAGCCAAGGAAAAGGAAGATGCTGATAAAATCGACGAGGAGATTGATGGGGAAAATGAGCAGCATCAAGAGGAGATTCGAAAGCTCCAGAATAAGATTAACCAGAACAATGCGAAGAGAGAGCAGCGACACAATGACAATCGTTTAAACGCAGAAAAGAGACGAAAACCGATAATTGATAAACAGCGCATTCTTCAGAATGACATTCAGAAGATCGTTCAAGAGATCGATAGAAAGATTGGAGAGCTTGAGAAATCATTGAATGACGACACCAAATCAGCTGAGAAAGCAAAAGAGACACTGGACAGAATTCTTGAAGACGATAAAACTATTGTCATAGATGGACATCGTGTGCATGCATCAGTGAGTGAGGAACTAAAGAAGCAACTGAATGAGGGTGAGGTGAAAGAAATAAATCGTGCTGTATCATGTGTGAGGTTTGTGAGGGGTGTTGGGAGAGAGAAGTATGATGGAAGAATTGATGGGTATGATGGAGAGTGGAAGCTCATTGATAAAATCAATGTCAGAGATAAAATCATGTCCCCTTGGATTGTTGGATGTATAGATGAAGATAAGGTGATAATCACAGAAGCACTGATTGGTGAAACACATACCTACATGTTAGATTTGAACAGTAAAACCACACAGAGAGTGATCAACGGTAGTGATACATCATATATAATCTCATGTGCAGCGTTGAATGATGACAAGGTGGTATGTGGTAGATACATCGAAGGTTGTACAGGAGACAGCCTACCTGGGTGCATCAGTGTATACGACAGGCAGTGGAATCACAtcaatgacgtcacaataccAAGCACGACGCGTAATGATACATGGGTGCGCGTTGCAATCGATCAGGATGGGATGATCATAGCTGCTGAAGGGAGTCAGTCTATGATTTACGTCATCAACCCAGCTAATGATGAGATTGTCAGTACCATCACGTGTAAAGAGAAGATAGTAATGCGTGATGTGCTGTCATCAGGTCACATCATCGCTCTACCCTCACTATTAGATCACAGAGCGCTCATCCTTGAAAGAGAGGGTGATCATAGGGAAATCCCCCACAGTGATGTCATCTTGAATGTGTGTGTTGATCGTATGACAGATGACCTCTACGTCGTGACATCAGATGATGAGTACAAGACGTGTGTGATTGATCAGGTGATGAGTGAGGGTGATTTGAAGAAGAGAAGAGTAGCATCATTCCCTTTATCAACCAGACTGGGGGATAGATTCAGTCATCTTGTCCCATCTCGagtgatgatgacgtcatcgggGAATATGATTGCATGTGATGGAGATAATATTCTCATATTCAAAAAGCGATTCATCCTCTAG
- the LOC129274434 gene encoding uncharacterized protein LOC129274434, with the protein MASEFSSVVEGTACEEADCESITDVTFYVKEKKKLCHDCALKKECIGIVRRGVPNLLCKEHDELIRLYCRTHNVALCYSCALTYHRRQQCVQEDIMIALKKNREDLSILKNRAIDKSELCRVYGNEIHNTRQAKDEHLQNIQNDVDSEIESAIERDRAREREDADKIDNEIDGENKDFEDEIRKLQEEIRKLEDKIEKNNGKREERHEENRSNAEKRRKPINDKQRDLHADIQNIAQEIERKIRELEKSCQDDTKSADKAGETLDRILEDDKNIVIDGHRVHASVSEEIKKQLNEGEVKDINRVVSGVRFVKGVGREKYDGRIDGYDGELKLIDTINVRDKIKYPRIVGCIDEDKVMITDSLIGEGQTYMLDLNSKTTQRVINGSDTSYIISCAALNDDKIVCGRYIKGCTGDSLPGCISVYDRQWNHINEVTIPRNTTRTDAWVRVAIDQDGMIIAAEWGQSMIYVINPANDEIINTITCKEKIDMRGVLSSGHIIALPRTRDRGALIIDREGDHREITNSDVILNVCVDRMTDDLYVVISDDERKTCVIDQLMSEGDMKKRRVASFPLSTRVWNRFNHLVASRVIMTSSGNIIACDVDNILKLKKRFIL; encoded by the coding sequence ATGGCGTCTGAATTCAGCTCAGTAGTAGAGGGCACTGCTTGCGAAGAAGCCGACTGTGAATCGATTACTGACGTCACGTTCTAcgtgaaggagaagaagaagctCTGTCATGACTGCGCCTTGAAAAAAGAATGCATCGGAATAGTACGAAGAGGTGTGCCTAATCTCTTATGTAAGGAACATGACGAATTAATACGTTTGTATTGCAGAACACATAACGTAGCATTATGTTACTCATGTGCATTGACATATCATCGCCGACAACAGTGCGTTCAAGAGGATATCATGATCGCActgaagaaaaatagagaagaTCTCAGCATCCTAAAGAATAGGGCGATTGATAAATCAGAGTTATGTCGCGTCTATGGGAATGAGATTCATAACACCAGACAAGCCAAAGACGAACATctacaaaatattcagaatgatgTTGATTCCGAAATCGAAAGCGCAATCGAAAGAGACAGAGCCAGGGAAAGGGAAGATGCTGATAAAATCGATAACGAGATTGATGGGGAAAATAAAGATTTTGAAGATGAGATTCGAAAGCTCCAGGAGGAGATTCGAAAGCTCGAGgataaaattgaaaagaacAATGGGAAGAGGGAGGAGCGGCATGAAGAAAATCGTTCAAACGCAGAGAAAAGACGAAAACCGATCAATGATAAACAACGCGATCTTCATGCGGACATTCAGAACATCGCTCAAGAGATCGAGAGAAAGATTAGAGAGCTTGAGAAATCATGTCAAGACGACACCAAATCAGCAGATAAAGCAGGAGAGACACTGGACAGAATTCTCGAAGACgataaaaatattgtcataGATGGACATCGTGTGCATGCATCCGTGAGTGAGGAAATAAAGAAGCAACTGAATGAGGGTGAGGTGAAAGACATAAATCGTGTTGTATCAGGTGTGAGATTTGTGAAGGGTGTTGGGAGAGAGAAGTATGATGGAAGAATTGATGGGTATGATGGAGAGTTGAAGCTCATTGATACAATCAATGTCAGAGATAAAATCAAATACCCGCGCATTGTTGGATGTATAGATGAAGATAAGGTGATGATCACAGATTCACTGATTGGTGAAGGACAAACCTACATGTTAGATTTGAACAGTAAAACCACACAGAGAGTGATCAACGGTAGTGATACATCATATATAATCTCATGTGCAGCGCTGAATGATGACAAGATAGTATGTGGTAGATACATCAAAGGTTGTACAGGAGACAGTCTACCTGGGTGCATCAGTGTATACGACAGACAGTGGAATCACATTAATGAAGTCACAATACCAAGAAACACGACGCGTACTGATGCATGGGTGCGCGTTGCAATCGATCAGGATGGGATGATAATCGCTGCTGAATGGGGTCAGTCTATGATTTACGTCATCAACCCAGCTAATGATGAGATTATCAATACCATCACGTGTAAAGAGAAGATAGACATGCGTGGTGTGCTGTCATCAGGTCACATCATCGCTCTACCCCGGACAAGAGATCGCGGAGCGCTCATCATTGACAGAGAGGGTGATCATCGGGAAATCACCAACAGTGATGTCATCTTGAATGTGTGTGTTGATCGTATGACAGACGACCTCTACGTCGTGATATCAGATGATGAGAGAAAGACGTGTGTGATTGATCAGTTGATGAGTGAGGGTGATATGAAGAAGAGAAGAGTAGCATCATTCCCTTTATCAACTAGAGTATGGAATAGATTCAATCATCTTGTCGCATCTCGAgtgattatgacgtcatcagggAATATAATTGCATGTGATGTAGATAATATTCTCAAATTAAAAAAGCGATTCATCCTCTAG